A single genomic interval of Nocardioides nitrophenolicus harbors:
- a CDS encoding maleylpyruvate isomerase family mycothiol-dependent enzyme, protein MNGSSNRAALRRPALDRSTAMTLAADEYAAYTAAVAGLEPSAWTRPTACTLWDVRQMTAHVVGMAEMAAGVREGIRQRRIAGRDAAAQRIAFIDALTDVQVRERADHDARRLTDDLRRVGPRAARGRRMTPGLLRRRDIGVPQDVAGVPESWSLGYLVDVILTRDTWMHRSDVAEATGVPMTLTAEHDGRIVADVVAEWASRHGRPYRLTLTGPAGGAWSAGEGGEELELDAVQFCRVLSGRGEASGLLATAVPF, encoded by the coding sequence ATGAACGGATCGTCGAACCGGGCGGCCCTGCGCCGGCCCGCGCTGGACCGCAGCACCGCCATGACCCTCGCCGCCGACGAGTACGCCGCCTACACCGCGGCCGTCGCCGGCCTGGAGCCGAGCGCCTGGACCCGCCCGACCGCCTGCACCCTGTGGGACGTGCGCCAGATGACCGCCCACGTCGTCGGCATGGCGGAGATGGCCGCCGGCGTCCGGGAGGGCATCCGCCAACGCCGGATCGCCGGCCGGGACGCGGCCGCCCAGCGGATCGCCTTCATCGACGCGCTGACCGACGTGCAGGTCAGGGAGCGCGCGGACCACGACGCACGCCGGCTCACCGACGACCTGCGCCGGGTCGGGCCCCGCGCCGCACGTGGTCGCCGGATGACCCCCGGCCTCCTCCGGCGCCGCGACATCGGCGTACCGCAGGACGTGGCGGGCGTCCCGGAGAGCTGGTCGCTCGGCTACCTCGTGGACGTGATTCTGACCCGCGACACCTGGATGCACCGCAGCGACGTGGCCGAGGCGACCGGCGTCCCGATGACGCTCACCGCCGAGCACGACGGCCGGATCGTGGCCGACGTGGTCGCCGAGTGGGCGAGCCGCCACGGCCGGCCGTACCGGCTGACCCTCACCGGCCCCGCTGGCGGCGCGTGGTCGGCGGGCGAGGGCGGCGAGGAGCTCGAGCTCGACGCGGTTCAGTTCTGCCGGGTGCTCTCCGGGCGAGGTGAGGCGTCGGGGCTGCTGGCCACGGCCGTCCCGTTCTGA
- a CDS encoding iron chaperone has protein sequence MGSVDDYLAGLDPDDRAVIEGLYAIVREMVPDAKQGTGYGMPALVHRGKPLVSVMRAKKHIGVYPFSADAVAAAAPLLEGYDVEKGTIRFQPEHPLPEAAIRAFVTARLAQIDG, from the coding sequence ATGGGCAGCGTCGACGACTACCTCGCCGGACTCGACCCCGACGACCGAGCGGTGATCGAGGGGCTCTACGCGATCGTGCGGGAGATGGTGCCCGACGCGAAGCAGGGCACGGGCTACGGCATGCCGGCGCTGGTCCACCGCGGCAAGCCGCTCGTCTCGGTGATGCGGGCCAAGAAGCACATCGGCGTCTACCCGTTCAGCGCGGACGCGGTGGCGGCCGCGGCGCCGCTGCTCGAGGGCTACGACGTCGAGAAGGGCACCATCCGGTTCCAGCCCGAGCACCCGTTGCCCGAGGCAGCGATCCGCGCCTTCGTCACGGCCCGGCTCGCACAGATCGACGGCTGA
- the acs gene encoding acetate--CoA ligase, which yields MSDQTAETLANLLKEDRRFEPPAELAAAANVTADAYAAAKADREGFWAEQAERLSWDTKWERVLDWDNPPFAKWYVGGRLNAAYNCVDRHVEAGRGDKVAIHWVGEPEGDTRDLTYAQLKDEVSKAANALTDLGVGAGDRVAIYLPMIPEAVVTMLACARIGAPHTVVFGGFSADALASRLDDCQAKVVVTADGGYRRGTASALKPAVDEARTKTDVVEKVLVIRRTGQDVAWDESTDVWWHDAVDGASSEHSPEAFDSEHPLYVMYTSGTTGKPKGILHTTGGYLTGAAYTHHAVFDLKPETDVYWCTADIGWVTGHSYIVYGPLANGVTQVLYEGTPDSPEPGRWWKIIQDYKVTLFYTAPTAIRSFMKQGHEIPDRYDLSSLRILGSVGEPINPEAYVWYRHVIGGDRTPVVDTWWQTETGAVMISPLPGVTAGKPGSAMTAIPGIEADVVDDEGHSVPNGSGGYLVVTSPWPSMLRTIWGDDDRYVDTYWSRFKKEGFYFAGDGAKKDDDGDIWVLGRVDDVMNVSGHRLSTTEIESALVSHPKVAEAAVVGASDPDTGQAVVAYVILRNEAGDGGADIVKELSDHVRKEIGPIAKPRQIMIVPELPKTRSGKIMRRLLRDVAEGRTVGDTQTLADASIMDLISAGQATSTED from the coding sequence GTGAGCGACCAGACAGCCGAGACCCTCGCCAACCTGCTGAAGGAGGACCGGCGCTTCGAGCCGCCCGCCGAGCTGGCCGCTGCCGCCAACGTGACGGCCGACGCGTACGCCGCCGCCAAGGCGGACCGCGAGGGCTTCTGGGCCGAGCAGGCCGAGCGGCTGTCGTGGGACACGAAGTGGGAGCGGGTCCTCGACTGGGACAACCCGCCCTTCGCCAAGTGGTACGTCGGAGGGAGGCTCAACGCGGCGTACAACTGCGTCGACCGGCACGTCGAGGCCGGCCGGGGCGACAAGGTCGCGATCCACTGGGTCGGCGAGCCCGAGGGCGACACCCGCGACCTCACCTACGCCCAGCTCAAGGACGAGGTCTCCAAGGCCGCGAACGCGCTCACCGACCTCGGCGTGGGCGCCGGCGACCGGGTCGCGATCTACCTGCCGATGATCCCCGAGGCCGTGGTCACGATGCTGGCCTGCGCCCGGATCGGCGCCCCCCACACCGTGGTGTTCGGCGGCTTCTCCGCCGACGCGCTCGCCTCGCGGCTCGACGACTGCCAGGCCAAGGTGGTCGTGACCGCTGACGGCGGCTACCGCCGCGGCACGGCCTCCGCGCTCAAGCCGGCGGTCGACGAGGCCCGCACCAAGACCGACGTGGTCGAGAAGGTGCTCGTGATCCGGCGTACCGGTCAGGACGTGGCCTGGGACGAGAGCACCGACGTGTGGTGGCACGACGCCGTCGACGGCGCGTCGAGCGAGCACAGCCCCGAGGCGTTCGACTCCGAGCACCCGCTCTACGTCATGTACACCTCCGGCACGACCGGCAAGCCGAAGGGCATCCTGCACACGACCGGCGGCTACCTCACCGGTGCGGCGTACACCCACCACGCGGTGTTCGACCTGAAGCCGGAGACCGACGTCTACTGGTGCACCGCCGACATCGGCTGGGTGACCGGGCACTCCTACATCGTCTACGGCCCGCTCGCCAACGGCGTGACCCAGGTGCTCTACGAGGGCACGCCCGACTCCCCCGAGCCGGGCCGCTGGTGGAAGATCATCCAGGACTACAAGGTCACGCTCTTCTACACCGCGCCCACCGCGATCCGCTCGTTCATGAAGCAGGGCCACGAGATCCCCGACCGCTACGACCTGTCGTCGCTGCGGATCCTCGGCTCGGTCGGCGAGCCGATCAACCCGGAGGCCTACGTCTGGTACCGCCACGTCATCGGCGGCGACCGCACCCCCGTCGTCGACACCTGGTGGCAGACCGAGACGGGCGCGGTGATGATCTCCCCGCTGCCCGGCGTCACGGCCGGCAAGCCCGGCTCAGCGATGACCGCGATCCCCGGTATCGAGGCCGATGTCGTCGACGACGAGGGCCACTCCGTGCCCAACGGCTCGGGCGGCTACCTCGTGGTCACCTCCCCGTGGCCCTCGATGCTGCGCACCATCTGGGGCGACGACGACAGGTACGTCGACACCTACTGGTCGCGCTTCAAGAAGGAGGGCTTCTACTTCGCCGGCGACGGCGCGAAGAAGGACGACGACGGCGACATCTGGGTGCTGGGCCGGGTCGACGACGTCATGAACGTCTCCGGCCACCGGCTCTCCACGACCGAGATCGAGTCCGCCCTGGTCTCCCACCCGAAGGTCGCCGAGGCCGCCGTGGTCGGCGCCTCGGACCCCGACACCGGCCAGGCGGTCGTCGCCTACGTCATCCTCCGCAACGAGGCCGGCGACGGCGGCGCGGATATCGTGAAGGAGCTCTCCGACCACGTCCGCAAGGAGATCGGCCCGATCGCCAAGCCGCGGCAGATCATGATCGTCCCCGAGCTGCCGAAGACCCGCTCGGGCAAGATCATGCGCCGCCTGCTGCGCGACGTCGCCGAGGGCCGCACGGTCGGCGACACCCAGACCCTCGCCGACGCCTCGATCATGGACCTGATCTCCGCCGGCCAGGCCACCTCCACCGAGGACTGA
- a CDS encoding phage holin family protein: MATEPLREEPTIGRLIKDAQTDLSTIMRKEIQLAKSELKVSVTAGGVGLGLVAAAGFLLVLAVIMLSVAIAYFINWNGQGLDLHWAFLIVFAFYVLIAALLVFLAIRSFKRVKAPERAIEQGSKLPRALKGQA, translated from the coding sequence ATGGCCACCGAACCGCTCCGTGAAGAGCCGACCATCGGACGTCTCATCAAGGACGCGCAGACCGATCTCTCCACGATCATGCGCAAGGAGATCCAGCTCGCGAAGTCCGAGCTCAAGGTCAGCGTGACGGCAGGTGGCGTCGGCCTGGGCCTGGTCGCCGCCGCGGGCTTCCTGCTCGTGCTGGCCGTCATCATGCTCTCGGTGGCGATCGCGTACTTCATCAACTGGAACGGCCAGGGCCTCGACCTGCACTGGGCGTTCCTGATCGTCTTCGCGTTCTACGTCCTCATCGCCGCGCTGCTGGTGTTCCTGGCGATCCGCAGCTTCAAGCGGGTCAAGGCCCCCGAACGCGCCATCGAGCAGGGCTCCAAGCTCCCGCGCGCGCTCAAGGGCCAGGCCTGA
- the nhaA gene encoding Na+/H+ antiporter NhaA, translating into MSQPPHHPDDLWRRGPVWTASERPLARYVARPLREFLHVESAGSVLLLAATVLALLWVNLPFDGWASAYDHFWHTPLALEIGDWRIEESLQHWVNDGLMTIFFFVVGLEIKYELVHGDLRDPRTAALPIVAAVGGMVVPALVYVAVVGRGEGAAGWGIPMATDIAFAVGVLGLLGRRIPSPARLFLLTLAIVDDIGAILVIAVFYTDELSLGWLAGALGLLAVMTVLRAARVWAIPVYAVLGVGVWFALLQSGVHATLAGVAVGLLTPAVALLRPSVATEYAVEGLRDNDLDAEELHRLRFLIGESVPVVERLQTRLHPLSSYVVLPVFALANAGVALGDGVLGEALRAPVALGIAAGLVLGKPLGITLACFLAVRLGLARMPDGTSWPQLVGIGAVAGIGFTVSLFIAGLSFPGSDLLTAEAKVGILLASLLAAAVGVALLLMSGRGAQNGTAVASSPDASPRPESTRQN; encoded by the coding sequence GTGTCCCAGCCCCCGCACCACCCCGACGACCTCTGGCGCCGCGGCCCGGTCTGGACGGCGAGCGAGCGTCCCTTGGCGCGCTACGTCGCCCGCCCGCTGCGCGAGTTCCTGCACGTCGAGTCGGCCGGCTCGGTGCTGCTGCTCGCCGCCACCGTGCTCGCGCTGCTCTGGGTGAACCTGCCGTTCGACGGCTGGGCGTCGGCCTACGACCACTTCTGGCACACCCCGCTCGCGCTCGAGATCGGGGACTGGCGCATCGAGGAGTCGCTCCAGCACTGGGTCAACGACGGGCTGATGACGATCTTCTTCTTCGTCGTCGGCCTGGAGATCAAGTACGAGCTGGTCCACGGCGACCTGCGCGACCCCCGCACCGCCGCGCTGCCGATCGTCGCCGCGGTCGGCGGCATGGTCGTGCCCGCGCTGGTCTACGTCGCGGTCGTCGGCCGCGGCGAGGGTGCCGCCGGCTGGGGGATCCCGATGGCGACCGACATCGCCTTCGCGGTCGGCGTGCTCGGGCTGCTCGGCCGGCGGATCCCCTCACCCGCCCGGCTGTTCCTGCTCACCCTCGCGATCGTCGACGACATCGGCGCGATCCTGGTGATCGCGGTCTTCTACACCGACGAGCTCTCCCTCGGCTGGCTGGCGGGCGCGCTCGGCCTGCTCGCGGTGATGACGGTGCTGCGGGCCGCGCGGGTGTGGGCGATCCCGGTGTACGCCGTGCTCGGCGTCGGCGTCTGGTTCGCGCTGCTCCAGTCCGGCGTGCACGCCACCCTCGCCGGTGTCGCCGTCGGCCTGCTCACCCCGGCTGTCGCGCTGCTGCGCCCCTCGGTCGCCACCGAGTACGCCGTCGAGGGGCTGCGCGACAACGACCTCGACGCCGAGGAGCTGCACCGGCTGCGCTTCCTCATCGGCGAGTCGGTGCCCGTCGTCGAACGGCTGCAGACCCGGCTGCACCCGCTGTCGTCGTACGTCGTGCTGCCGGTGTTCGCCCTCGCCAACGCCGGTGTCGCGCTCGGCGACGGCGTCCTCGGCGAGGCGCTACGCGCGCCGGTGGCGCTCGGCATCGCCGCCGGCCTGGTGCTCGGCAAGCCGCTCGGGATCACCCTCGCCTGCTTCCTCGCCGTCCGGCTCGGCCTGGCCCGGATGCCCGACGGGACGTCGTGGCCGCAGCTCGTCGGCATCGGCGCGGTCGCCGGGATCGGGTTCACCGTGTCGCTGTTCATCGCCGGGCTGTCCTTCCCCGGCTCGGACCTGCTCACCGCCGAGGCGAAGGTCGGCATCCTGCTGGCATCGCTGCTCGCCGCGGCGGTGGGGGTGGCCCTGCTGTTGATGTCGGGACGCGGCGCTCAGAACGGGACGGCCGTGGCCAGCAGCCCCGACGCCTCACCTCGCCCGGAGAGCACCCGGCAGAACTGA
- a CDS encoding NHL repeat-containing protein, which translates to MSRRATLPLLAVALIGGGLSSAGLAAGPAAAQPAAPAGWAVVGSFSVASPLQLAVSPTGDVWVTRDGGLVSRFNPSGQQLALIDPPGEFVDGIDVDAAGNAHVVDPELDADGPAVRVLGPSGAVLRSYAPRGEQDGQAEFNPSDLALDSSGSAYLFESDVRTGWHDEYRAKYDAAGARLWKRGSHNAPGVFAQQQAVAAAPDGRFFVIDQHLEQVISYDANGTETRRWGQFGTADGQFNEAESLTVSPRGTLFVVDKTDRIQEFTTDGQLVQVLRVQLDPAAAGRHIDLDFGPDGSLFVLDGDYFGSGRVLRIAGLTTPAVALDGTRLKVRKGKARLSLTCATAPCAGKVTIRATTKGKRKGPVLAKGRYALGAGVSAVVKVRLTKAGRLALARKRAAKVRVSVQVDGGSSAVATGKLVRGR; encoded by the coding sequence ATGTCCCGCCGCGCCACACTCCCGCTGCTCGCCGTCGCACTGATCGGCGGCGGACTCTCGTCCGCCGGCCTCGCGGCCGGACCGGCGGCCGCGCAGCCCGCGGCCCCCGCCGGATGGGCGGTGGTGGGCTCGTTCTCCGTCGCATCGCCGCTCCAGCTCGCCGTCTCCCCGACCGGGGACGTCTGGGTGACCCGGGACGGCGGCCTGGTGAGCCGGTTCAACCCGAGCGGCCAGCAGCTCGCGCTGATCGATCCCCCCGGTGAGTTCGTCGACGGGATCGACGTCGACGCCGCCGGCAACGCCCACGTCGTCGATCCCGAGCTCGACGCCGACGGACCCGCGGTGCGGGTGCTCGGCCCGAGTGGCGCGGTGCTGCGCAGCTACGCGCCCCGCGGCGAGCAGGACGGCCAGGCCGAGTTCAACCCGAGCGACCTCGCCCTCGACTCCTCCGGCAGTGCGTATCTCTTCGAGTCCGACGTCCGCACGGGGTGGCACGACGAGTACCGCGCCAAGTACGACGCCGCCGGCGCCCGGCTCTGGAAGCGAGGCAGTCACAACGCCCCCGGCGTCTTCGCCCAGCAGCAGGCCGTCGCCGCCGCGCCCGACGGGCGCTTCTTCGTCATCGACCAGCACCTCGAGCAGGTGATCTCCTACGACGCCAACGGGACCGAGACCCGGCGCTGGGGGCAGTTCGGCACGGCCGACGGCCAGTTCAACGAGGCGGAGTCCCTCACGGTCTCACCCCGCGGCACCCTGTTCGTGGTCGACAAGACCGACCGGATCCAGGAGTTCACCACCGACGGCCAGCTGGTCCAGGTGCTCCGGGTTCAGCTCGACCCCGCCGCGGCCGGTAGGCACATCGACCTCGACTTCGGGCCGGACGGCTCGCTGTTCGTCCTCGACGGCGACTACTTCGGGTCGGGCCGGGTGCTCCGGATCGCCGGCCTGACCACCCCGGCCGTCGCGCTCGACGGCACCCGGCTCAAGGTGAGGAAGGGCAAGGCGCGACTCAGCCTGACCTGCGCCACCGCACCCTGCGCCGGCAAGGTGACGATCCGGGCGACGACCAAGGGGAAGCGGAAGGGACCGGTGCTGGCCAAGGGCAGGTACGCCCTCGGCGCCGGCGTGAGCGCCGTGGTGAAGGTCAGGCTGACCAAGGCCGGCCGGCTCGCGCTCGCCCGGAAGCGTGCGGCGAAGGTGCGGGTGAGCGTCCAGGTCGACGGCGGCTCGTCGGCGGTCGCGACGGGGAAGCTGGTCCGCGGCCGCTGA
- a CDS encoding solute symporter family protein, which produces MDHQLLTTLLFLAVVALTLGITIWASRQTSGTADFYAGGRSFSGIQNGFAIGGDYMSAASFLGISGAIALSGYDGFLYSIGFLVAWLVALLLVAEMLRNSGRYTMADQLAYRMKQRPVRMAAATSTVVVSIFYLLAQMVGAGALVALLLGADSQALKNLTIIGVGALMIFYVTIGGMKGTTWVQIVKAILLMVGSALIVVLVLAHFHFNLSELLGTAASNTGKGQAFLEPGLKYGIDTTSKIDFLSLGLALVLGTAGLPHILIRFYTVPTARDARKSVLWAIGLIGVFYLFTLVLGFGAAAMLKGDKAAEVAASGGNLASPLLAEEVGGGAGSTGGAILLAFIAAVAFATILAVVAGLTLTSSTSVAHDIYNSVVKGGTASEHDEIKVTRIAAAVIGVIAIALAIPAQKLNIAFLVALAFAVAASANLPAIVYNMFWKRFNTRGATWGIYGGLLASVGLVFFSPVVSGSETALVTGADWSWFPLSNPGIISIPLGFFFGWLGTVTSHEPSAQERFTELEVRALTGAGAEQAVQH; this is translated from the coding sequence ATGGACCACCAGCTGCTCACCACCCTGCTGTTCCTCGCCGTCGTCGCACTCACCCTCGGGATCACGATCTGGGCGAGCCGGCAGACGTCCGGCACCGCCGACTTCTACGCCGGCGGCCGCAGCTTCTCGGGCATCCAGAACGGCTTCGCGATCGGCGGCGACTACATGTCGGCCGCGTCCTTCCTCGGCATCTCCGGCGCCATCGCGCTCTCGGGGTACGACGGCTTCCTCTACTCGATCGGCTTCCTCGTCGCCTGGCTGGTCGCCCTGTTGCTGGTGGCCGAGATGCTGCGCAACTCGGGCCGGTACACGATGGCCGACCAGCTGGCGTACCGGATGAAGCAGCGCCCGGTGCGGATGGCCGCGGCGACGTCGACGGTCGTGGTGTCGATCTTCTACCTGCTGGCCCAGATGGTCGGCGCGGGCGCGCTGGTCGCGCTCCTGCTCGGCGCGGACAGCCAGGCGCTGAAGAACCTGACCATCATCGGGGTCGGCGCGCTGATGATCTTCTACGTCACCATCGGCGGCATGAAGGGCACCACCTGGGTGCAGATCGTGAAGGCGATCCTGCTCATGGTGGGCTCGGCGCTGATCGTCGTCCTGGTGCTCGCGCACTTCCACTTCAACCTGTCCGAGCTGCTCGGCACCGCCGCGTCCAACACCGGCAAGGGCCAGGCCTTCCTCGAGCCGGGGCTGAAGTACGGCATCGACACCACCAGCAAGATCGACTTCCTCAGCCTCGGCCTGGCGCTCGTGCTCGGCACCGCGGGCCTGCCGCACATCCTGATCCGCTTCTACACCGTCCCGACGGCGCGCGACGCCCGCAAGTCGGTGCTCTGGGCGATCGGCCTGATCGGCGTGTTCTACCTGTTCACGCTGGTCCTCGGGTTCGGCGCGGCCGCGATGCTCAAGGGCGACAAGGCGGCCGAGGTCGCCGCGTCCGGCGGCAACCTCGCCTCGCCCCTGCTCGCCGAGGAGGTCGGCGGCGGCGCCGGGTCTACCGGCGGGGCGATCCTGCTCGCCTTCATCGCGGCGGTGGCGTTCGCGACCATCCTCGCCGTCGTCGCGGGCCTGACCCTGACCTCGTCGACCTCGGTCGCCCACGACATCTACAACAGCGTGGTCAAGGGCGGTACGGCGAGCGAGCACGACGAGATCAAGGTGACCCGGATCGCCGCGGCCGTGATCGGCGTGATCGCGATCGCGCTGGCGATCCCGGCCCAGAAGCTCAACATCGCCTTCCTCGTCGCGCTCGCCTTCGCGGTGGCGGCCTCCGCCAACCTCCCGGCGATCGTCTACAACATGTTCTGGAAGCGCTTCAACACCCGTGGTGCGACCTGGGGCATCTACGGCGGCCTGCTGGCCTCGGTCGGGCTGGTGTTCTTCTCGCCCGTCGTCTCGGGCTCGGAGACCGCCCTGGTGACCGGCGCGGACTGGTCCTGGTTCCCGCTGAGCAACCCCGGGATCATCTCGATCCCGCTCGGCTTCTTCTTCGGCTGGCTCGGCACCGTGACCTCGCACGAGCCGTCCGCTCAAGAGCGGTTCACCGAGCTCGAGGTGCGCGCGCTCACCGGCGCGGGCGCCGAGCAGGCCGTCCAGCACTGA
- a CDS encoding DUF485 domain-containing protein, with protein MTSDISPHDMAARHDPVYDELHASPEFTELKRRYRGFVFPATLAFLSWYLLYVVLSNWAGDFMSKQVVGNVNVALVFGLLQFATTFLIAWLYARYSSARLDPLAGELDARYVAHQGGER; from the coding sequence GTGACGTCCGACATCTCGCCCCATGACATGGCTGCACGCCATGACCCCGTGTACGACGAGCTCCACGCCTCGCCGGAGTTCACCGAGCTGAAGCGGCGCTACCGCGGCTTCGTGTTCCCCGCGACCCTCGCGTTCCTCAGCTGGTACCTGCTCTACGTCGTGCTCTCGAACTGGGCCGGCGACTTCATGAGCAAGCAGGTCGTCGGCAACGTCAACGTGGCCCTGGTGTTCGGGCTGCTGCAGTTCGCCACGACCTTCCTCATCGCCTGGCTCTACGCGCGCTACTCCAGCGCCCGCCTCGACCCGCTGGCCGGCGAGCTCGACGCGCGGTACGTCGCCCACCAGGGGGGTGAGCGCTGA
- a CDS encoding TetR/AcrR family transcriptional regulator gives MVGNPTRNRIAERRAATRREILDAAWARAREVGIASITLRDIARAVGMQPPSLYSHFDSKNAVYDAMYGEAWADFEEHATRELDRLPEHPRAALRHLARDFFDYAVADLARHQLMNQRTIPGFEPTPASYAPAVRVLDRCVVLLAAQGVTDRADVDIYIALISGLIDQQLANDPGGDRYARLLDRAIDMFADAAGVPPLPERSPARRTALTRK, from the coding sequence ATGGTAGGCAATCCGACTCGCAATAGGATCGCCGAACGACGTGCGGCAACCCGGCGCGAGATCCTCGACGCCGCGTGGGCCCGGGCCCGCGAGGTGGGGATCGCCAGCATCACGCTGCGCGACATCGCCCGCGCGGTGGGGATGCAGCCACCGTCGCTGTACTCCCACTTCGACTCCAAGAACGCCGTCTATGACGCCATGTACGGCGAGGCGTGGGCCGACTTCGAGGAGCACGCGACGCGCGAGCTCGACCGCCTGCCGGAGCATCCGCGAGCGGCGCTGCGCCACCTGGCACGGGACTTCTTCGACTACGCGGTCGCCGACCTGGCCCGGCACCAGCTGATGAACCAGCGCACGATCCCGGGCTTCGAGCCGACACCCGCGTCCTACGCGCCGGCGGTGCGGGTGCTCGACCGGTGCGTCGTCCTGCTGGCCGCGCAGGGCGTCACGGACCGGGCCGACGTCGACATCTACATCGCGCTGATCAGCGGCCTGATCGACCAGCAGCTCGCCAACGACCCGGGTGGGGACCGCTACGCGCGGCTGCTCGACCGGGCCATCGACATGTTCGCGGACGCCGCCGGGGTCCCGCCCCTGCCCGAGAGGAGCCCGGCCCGCCGCACGGCACTGACCAGGAAATGA
- a CDS encoding pyridoxamine 5'-phosphate oxidase family protein has product MPVLHPVTWTALPAPLAQFWTERHLCTLSTLDRDGAPHAVAVGAVLDPERECAWVITDGGSQKAANLRRDGRLAVSQVDGARWSTIIGTAEVLSDAASVARACERYAARYREPRPNPTRVALRISVTRFLGSSQVLPRD; this is encoded by the coding sequence GTGCCCGTGCTGCACCCCGTCACCTGGACCGCCCTGCCCGCACCCCTGGCCCAGTTCTGGACCGAGCGCCACCTCTGCACGCTCAGCACCCTCGACCGCGACGGCGCGCCCCATGCCGTCGCGGTCGGCGCGGTGCTCGACCCGGAGCGGGAGTGCGCGTGGGTGATCACCGACGGCGGCTCGCAGAAGGCCGCCAACCTGCGCCGCGACGGCCGCCTCGCGGTCAGCCAGGTCGACGGCGCCCGCTGGTCGACGATCATCGGCACCGCGGAGGTGCTGTCCGACGCGGCGTCCGTCGCCCGCGCCTGCGAGAGGTACGCCGCCCGCTACCGGGAGCCCCGCCCCAACCCCACGCGGGTGGCGCTGCGGATCAGCGTGACCCGGTTCCTGGGCTCCTCGCAGGTGCTCCCCCGCGACTGA
- a CDS encoding fructosamine kinase family protein: MARQPVVAGRAEQLLGAAVVATAPVAGGDISTAVKLRLSSGRTAFLKTLSPAPPRFFAREAAGLRWLAEATPSGGVATAEVLAVAADCLILDWVEAGRPTAEAAGGFGRALAATHAYGATAFGADADGYIGRLPLPNRALPTWAEFHAERRIAPYLKVLRDKEIVSAEDAALIETAAARAPSIVPEEPPARLHGDLWNGNVLWGAGDRVVVIDPAAYGGHREVDLAMLALFGLPQLPQVMAAYAEAYPLADGWEDRLGYHQLFPLLVHACLFGGQYGARAARVAQRYL; encoded by the coding sequence ATGGCGCGCCAGCCGGTCGTCGCCGGGAGGGCCGAGCAGCTGCTCGGCGCTGCCGTCGTCGCGACCGCGCCGGTCGCCGGCGGCGACATCTCCACGGCCGTCAAGCTGCGCCTGTCCAGCGGCCGCACCGCCTTCCTCAAGACGCTCAGCCCGGCGCCGCCCCGGTTCTTCGCCCGGGAGGCCGCGGGCCTGCGCTGGCTCGCCGAGGCCACGCCGAGCGGTGGGGTCGCCACCGCCGAGGTGCTCGCCGTCGCCGCCGACTGCCTCATCCTCGACTGGGTGGAGGCCGGACGGCCCACGGCCGAGGCCGCCGGCGGGTTCGGCCGCGCCCTCGCCGCCACCCATGCCTACGGCGCCACCGCGTTCGGCGCCGACGCCGACGGCTACATCGGCCGGCTGCCGCTGCCCAACCGCGCGCTGCCGACCTGGGCGGAGTTCCACGCCGAGCGCCGGATCGCGCCGTACCTCAAGGTGCTGCGCGACAAGGAGATCGTCAGCGCCGAGGACGCCGCCCTGATCGAGACCGCCGCCGCCCGGGCCCCGTCGATCGTGCCGGAGGAGCCGCCCGCCCGCCTCCACGGCGACCTGTGGAACGGCAACGTGCTGTGGGGCGCCGGCGACCGGGTCGTGGTCATCGACCCGGCGGCGTACGGCGGCCACCGCGAGGTCGACCTCGCCATGCTCGCCCTCTTCGGCCTGCCCCAGCTCCCGCAGGTGATGGCCGCCTACGCCGAGGCGTACCCGCTGGCCGACGGCTGGGAGGACCGGCTCGGCTACCACCAGCTGTTCCCGCTGCTCGTCCACGCCTGTCTCTTCGGCGGCCAGTACGGCGCCCGCGCGGCCCGGGTCGCGCAGCGCTACCTATGA